In the Paramormyrops kingsleyae isolate MSU_618 chromosome 6, PKINGS_0.4, whole genome shotgun sequence genome, one interval contains:
- the oard1 gene encoding ADP-ribose glycohydrolase OARD1 isoform X3: MDSAKEEIQDPWVRGLRYLKGNLFSCPPQEALAHCISEDCRMGAGIAVLFKKQFGGVSDLKAQNKKTGDCAVLRRHNRFVYYLITKKKASQKPTYESLKQSLVAMKTHCWENSVASISIPRIGCGLDRLSWEKVSVIIEEVFRDSNIRITVYSL; the protein is encoded by the exons ATGGATTCTGCAAAAGAAGAAATTCAG gatCCGTGGGTGAGGGGCCTGCGTTACCTGAAGGGGAACCTGTTCTCCTGCCCTCCACAGGAGGCGCTGGCCCACTGCATTAGCGAGGACTGCCGCATGGGCGCTGGCATTGCCGTTCTCTTCAAGAAGCAGTTTGGTGGAGTGAGTGACTTAAAGGCACAAA ACAAGAAGACAGGAGATTGTGCCGTGTTGAGGCGACACAATCGTTTCGTGTACTACCTG ATCACCAAGAAGAAGGCAAGTCAGAAACCTACCTATGAGAGTCTGAAGCAGAGTCTGGTGGCAATGAAGACACACTGCTGGGAGAACAGTGTTGCCAGCATCTCCATTCCACG AATTGGCTGTGGACTCGATCGCCTGAGCTGGGAGAAAGTGTCAGTGATTATTGAAGAGGTGTTCCGAGACTCCAACATTCGAATCACAGTGTATAGTCTGTGA
- the LOC111844677 gene encoding sodium- and chloride-dependent GABA transporter 2-like isoform X1, translating into MEEYHQPEVQLPMAGQNSGTHAPVTGSQERGQWGSKMEYILAVAGNIIGLSNVWRFPYLCYKNGGGAFFIPYVVFLFTCGIPLFLLETSLGQYTSQGGITCWRKICPLFEGVGYAGQVVVLYTSIYYIVILAWALLYLVFSFSSELPWATCHNYWNTETCVPLSHNITDQMLDKATSPVVEFWERRVLGLSSGIGEMGTVRWDLSLCLLVCWIICYFCVWKGVRSTGKVVYFTATFPYVMLAVLLVRGLTLPGAKDGVLFYLYPDPTRLSDPQVWVDAGTQILYSYGVCTGCLMALGSYNKYSNNCYKDCMYLCLLNSGTSFVAGFAIFSVLGYMAHEQGVDISVVAESGPGLAFIAYPRAVAKMPVPQLWAVFFFIMLIVLGLDTEFVCHESLVTAISDMYPAFFQFGHRRKILLLILSVGSFFIGLVMITEGGLYVFQLFDYYACSGMTLLVFAILESVCIGWVYGGSRMHDNIADMIGYRPWPLVRYGWIYLTPLVCMGTFIFSLFKYTPLRLNNIYEYPWWGYAIGGFFTLSSTLLVPLWMIYAMAITPGSIWQRVRTLCTPADDLPRPGSQKNSSAAFESFTELCTLRPSRTPSAHASERGPF; encoded by the exons ATGGAGGAGTACCACCAACCAGAGGTGCAGCTGCCGATGGCTGGCCAGAACAGCGGCACACATGCCCCGGTAACCGGATCCCAAGAAAGAGGCCAGTGGGGCAGTAAAATGGAGTATATCCTAGCTGTAGCAGGAAACATCATTGGCTTGAGTAACGTATGGAGATTCCCGTACCTCTGCTACAAGAATGGGGGAG GGGCTTTCTTCATTCCATACGTGGTGTTCCTGTTCACCTGCGGCATCCCCCTCTTCCTGCTGGAGACCTCCCTGGGCCAGTACACCAGCCAGGGGGGCATCACCTGCTGGAGAAAGATCTGCCCCCTGTTTGAGG GAGTGGGATACGCAGGTCAGGTTGTTGTGTTGTACACCAGTATTTACTACATCGTCATCCTGGCCTGGGCCTTGCTGTACCTTGTCTTCtccttcagctctgagctcccCTGGGCCACATGTCATAACTACTGGAACACAG AAACCTGTGTTCCACTGAGCCACAATATCACTGACCAGATGCTGGACAAAGCTACCTCCCCCGTGGTGGAATTCTGGGA GAGGAGGGTGTTGGGGTTGTCTTCAGGGATAGGAGAGATGGGCACTGTGCGGTGGGACCTATCTCTGTGTCTCCTGGTGTGCTGGATCATCTGTTATTTCTGCGTCTGGAAGGGTGTGAGGTCTACTGGAAAG GTGGTGTACTTCACAGCCACCTTCCCCTACGTGATGCTGGCAGTGCTGCTGGTTCGGGGGCTCACACTTCCTGGAGCAAAAGATGGCGTTTTGTTCTATCTGTACCCTGATCCCACTCGACTCTCTGATCCTCAG GTATGGGTGGATGCGGGGACACAGATTTTGTACTCTTATGGCGTCTGCACAGGCTGTCTAATGGCCCTAGGCAGTTACAACAAGTATAGCAACAACTGCTACAA AGACTGCATGTATCTCTGCCTGCTAAACAGCGGCACCAGTTTTGTTGCCGGCTTTGCCATCTTCTCTGTGCTGGGCTACATGGCCCACGAACAGGGCGTGGACATCTCTGTGGTGGCGGAGTCAG GTCCTGGCTTGGCGTTCATTGCGTACCCCCGTGCAGTGGCCAAGATGCCTGTGCCCCAGCTGTGGGCCGTCTTCTTCTTCATCATGCTCATCGTGCTGGGTCTGGATACTGAG TTTGTATGTCATGAGTCTTTGGTCACCGCCATCTCAGACATGTACCCCGCCTTCTTCCAATTTGGCCACCGGCGCAAGATTCTTCTCCTCATCCTCAGTGTGGGAAGCTTCTTCATTGGCCTGGTCATGATTACGGAA ggtgGACTTTATGTGTTCCAGCTGTTTGATTACTATGCCTGCAGTGGGATGACCTTGCTGGTCTTCGCCATCCTGGAGTCAGTCTGTATTGGTTGGGTGTACG GTGGCTCCCGTATGCATGACAACATTGCAGACATGATTGGCTACCGGCCTTGGCCCCTTGTCCGCTATGGTTGGATCTACTTAACCCCACTGGTGTGCATG GGTACCTTCATCTTCTCCCTGTTTAAGTACACCCCCCTCAGGCTAAACAACATCTATGAGTACCCCTGGTGGGGTTATGCTATTGGTGGCTTCTTCACCCTCTCCTCTACACTCCTGGTGCCGCTCTGGATGATCTACGCCATGGCCATCACTCCAGGGAGCATTTGGCAG AGGGTTCGGACACTGTGCACCCCCGCAGATGACCTGCCACGTCCTGGCTCACAAAAGAACAGCTCAGCCGCCTTTGAGAGTTTCACGGAGCTGTGCACCCTCCGTCCTAGCCGGACGCCCTCCGCCCACGCTTCTGAACGGGGACCCTTTTAA
- the oard1 gene encoding ADP-ribose glycohydrolase OARD1 isoform X4, giving the protein MCTIRDPWVRGLRYLKGNLFSCPPQEALAHCISEDCRMGAGIAVLFKKQFGGVSDLKAQNKKTGDCAVLRRHNRFVYYLITKKKASQKPTYESLKQSLVAMKTHCWENSVASISIPRIGCGLDRLSWEKVSVIIEEVFRDSNIRITVYSL; this is encoded by the exons ATGTGTACGATAAGG gatCCGTGGGTGAGGGGCCTGCGTTACCTGAAGGGGAACCTGTTCTCCTGCCCTCCACAGGAGGCGCTGGCCCACTGCATTAGCGAGGACTGCCGCATGGGCGCTGGCATTGCCGTTCTCTTCAAGAAGCAGTTTGGTGGAGTGAGTGACTTAAAGGCACAAA ACAAGAAGACAGGAGATTGTGCCGTGTTGAGGCGACACAATCGTTTCGTGTACTACCTG ATCACCAAGAAGAAGGCAAGTCAGAAACCTACCTATGAGAGTCTGAAGCAGAGTCTGGTGGCAATGAAGACACACTGCTGGGAGAACAGTGTTGCCAGCATCTCCATTCCACG AATTGGCTGTGGACTCGATCGCCTGAGCTGGGAGAAAGTGTCAGTGATTATTGAAGAGGTGTTCCGAGACTCCAACATTCGAATCACAGTGTATAGTCTGTGA
- the oard1 gene encoding ADP-ribose glycohydrolase OARD1 isoform X1 — MDSAKEEIQRHGWSPAYPTATSRQGSLCFRETEPRTPARKGEEDPWVRGLRYLKGNLFSCPPQEALAHCISEDCRMGAGIAVLFKKQFGGVSDLKAQNKKTGDCAVLRRHNRFVYYLITKKKASQKPTYESLKQSLVAMKTHCWENSVASISIPRIGCGLDRLSWEKVSVIIEEVFRDSNIRITVYSL, encoded by the exons ATGGATTCTGCAAAAGAAGAAATTCAG AGACATGGCTGGAGCCCAGCATACCCGACTGCGACGTCACGCCAGGGTTCACTGTGTTTCAGGGAGACGGAACCAAGGACTCCGGCAAGAAAAGGGGAGGAG gatCCGTGGGTGAGGGGCCTGCGTTACCTGAAGGGGAACCTGTTCTCCTGCCCTCCACAGGAGGCGCTGGCCCACTGCATTAGCGAGGACTGCCGCATGGGCGCTGGCATTGCCGTTCTCTTCAAGAAGCAGTTTGGTGGAGTGAGTGACTTAAAGGCACAAA ACAAGAAGACAGGAGATTGTGCCGTGTTGAGGCGACACAATCGTTTCGTGTACTACCTG ATCACCAAGAAGAAGGCAAGTCAGAAACCTACCTATGAGAGTCTGAAGCAGAGTCTGGTGGCAATGAAGACACACTGCTGGGAGAACAGTGTTGCCAGCATCTCCATTCCACG AATTGGCTGTGGACTCGATCGCCTGAGCTGGGAGAAAGTGTCAGTGATTATTGAAGAGGTGTTCCGAGACTCCAACATTCGAATCACAGTGTATAGTCTGTGA
- the oard1 gene encoding ADP-ribose glycohydrolase OARD1 isoform X2 yields MCTIRRHGWSPAYPTATSRQGSLCFRETEPRTPARKGEEDPWVRGLRYLKGNLFSCPPQEALAHCISEDCRMGAGIAVLFKKQFGGVSDLKAQNKKTGDCAVLRRHNRFVYYLITKKKASQKPTYESLKQSLVAMKTHCWENSVASISIPRIGCGLDRLSWEKVSVIIEEVFRDSNIRITVYSL; encoded by the exons ATGTGTACGATAAGG AGACATGGCTGGAGCCCAGCATACCCGACTGCGACGTCACGCCAGGGTTCACTGTGTTTCAGGGAGACGGAACCAAGGACTCCGGCAAGAAAAGGGGAGGAG gatCCGTGGGTGAGGGGCCTGCGTTACCTGAAGGGGAACCTGTTCTCCTGCCCTCCACAGGAGGCGCTGGCCCACTGCATTAGCGAGGACTGCCGCATGGGCGCTGGCATTGCCGTTCTCTTCAAGAAGCAGTTTGGTGGAGTGAGTGACTTAAAGGCACAAA ACAAGAAGACAGGAGATTGTGCCGTGTTGAGGCGACACAATCGTTTCGTGTACTACCTG ATCACCAAGAAGAAGGCAAGTCAGAAACCTACCTATGAGAGTCTGAAGCAGAGTCTGGTGGCAATGAAGACACACTGCTGGGAGAACAGTGTTGCCAGCATCTCCATTCCACG AATTGGCTGTGGACTCGATCGCCTGAGCTGGGAGAAAGTGTCAGTGATTATTGAAGAGGTGTTCCGAGACTCCAACATTCGAATCACAGTGTATAGTCTGTGA
- the LOC111844677 gene encoding sodium- and chloride-dependent GABA transporter 2-like isoform X2, translating into MEEYHQPEVQLPMAGQNSGTHAPVTGSQERGQWGSKMEYILAVAGNIIGLSNVWRFPYLCYKNGGGAFFIPYVVFLFTCGIPLFLLETSLGQYTSQGGITCWRKICPLFEGVGYAGQVVVLYTSIYYIVILAWALLYLVFSFSSELPWATCHNYWNTETCVPLSHNITDQMLDKATSPVVEFWERRVLGLSSGIGEMGTVRWDLSLCLLVCWIICYFCVWKGVRSTGKVVYFTATFPYVMLAVLLVRGLTLPGAKDGVLFYLYPDPTRLSDPQVWVDAGTQILYSYGVCTGCLMALGSYNKYSNNCYKDCMYLCLLNSGTSFVAGFAIFSVLGYMAHEQGVDISVVAESGPGLAFIAYPRAVAKMPVPQLWAVFFFIMLIVLGLDTEGGLYVFQLFDYYACSGMTLLVFAILESVCIGWVYGGSRMHDNIADMIGYRPWPLVRYGWIYLTPLVCMGTFIFSLFKYTPLRLNNIYEYPWWGYAIGGFFTLSSTLLVPLWMIYAMAITPGSIWQRVRTLCTPADDLPRPGSQKNSSAAFESFTELCTLRPSRTPSAHASERGPF; encoded by the exons ATGGAGGAGTACCACCAACCAGAGGTGCAGCTGCCGATGGCTGGCCAGAACAGCGGCACACATGCCCCGGTAACCGGATCCCAAGAAAGAGGCCAGTGGGGCAGTAAAATGGAGTATATCCTAGCTGTAGCAGGAAACATCATTGGCTTGAGTAACGTATGGAGATTCCCGTACCTCTGCTACAAGAATGGGGGAG GGGCTTTCTTCATTCCATACGTGGTGTTCCTGTTCACCTGCGGCATCCCCCTCTTCCTGCTGGAGACCTCCCTGGGCCAGTACACCAGCCAGGGGGGCATCACCTGCTGGAGAAAGATCTGCCCCCTGTTTGAGG GAGTGGGATACGCAGGTCAGGTTGTTGTGTTGTACACCAGTATTTACTACATCGTCATCCTGGCCTGGGCCTTGCTGTACCTTGTCTTCtccttcagctctgagctcccCTGGGCCACATGTCATAACTACTGGAACACAG AAACCTGTGTTCCACTGAGCCACAATATCACTGACCAGATGCTGGACAAAGCTACCTCCCCCGTGGTGGAATTCTGGGA GAGGAGGGTGTTGGGGTTGTCTTCAGGGATAGGAGAGATGGGCACTGTGCGGTGGGACCTATCTCTGTGTCTCCTGGTGTGCTGGATCATCTGTTATTTCTGCGTCTGGAAGGGTGTGAGGTCTACTGGAAAG GTGGTGTACTTCACAGCCACCTTCCCCTACGTGATGCTGGCAGTGCTGCTGGTTCGGGGGCTCACACTTCCTGGAGCAAAAGATGGCGTTTTGTTCTATCTGTACCCTGATCCCACTCGACTCTCTGATCCTCAG GTATGGGTGGATGCGGGGACACAGATTTTGTACTCTTATGGCGTCTGCACAGGCTGTCTAATGGCCCTAGGCAGTTACAACAAGTATAGCAACAACTGCTACAA AGACTGCATGTATCTCTGCCTGCTAAACAGCGGCACCAGTTTTGTTGCCGGCTTTGCCATCTTCTCTGTGCTGGGCTACATGGCCCACGAACAGGGCGTGGACATCTCTGTGGTGGCGGAGTCAG GTCCTGGCTTGGCGTTCATTGCGTACCCCCGTGCAGTGGCCAAGATGCCTGTGCCCCAGCTGTGGGCCGTCTTCTTCTTCATCATGCTCATCGTGCTGGGTCTGGATACTGAG ggtgGACTTTATGTGTTCCAGCTGTTTGATTACTATGCCTGCAGTGGGATGACCTTGCTGGTCTTCGCCATCCTGGAGTCAGTCTGTATTGGTTGGGTGTACG GTGGCTCCCGTATGCATGACAACATTGCAGACATGATTGGCTACCGGCCTTGGCCCCTTGTCCGCTATGGTTGGATCTACTTAACCCCACTGGTGTGCATG GGTACCTTCATCTTCTCCCTGTTTAAGTACACCCCCCTCAGGCTAAACAACATCTATGAGTACCCCTGGTGGGGTTATGCTATTGGTGGCTTCTTCACCCTCTCCTCTACACTCCTGGTGCCGCTCTGGATGATCTACGCCATGGCCATCACTCCAGGGAGCATTTGGCAG AGGGTTCGGACACTGTGCACCCCCGCAGATGACCTGCCACGTCCTGGCTCACAAAAGAACAGCTCAGCCGCCTTTGAGAGTTTCACGGAGCTGTGCACCCTCCGTCCTAGCCGGACGCCCTCCGCCCACGCTTCTGAACGGGGACCCTTTTAA